A stretch of the Phycodurus eques isolate BA_2022a chromosome 15, UOR_Pequ_1.1, whole genome shotgun sequence genome encodes the following:
- the LOC133413431 gene encoding metal transporter CNNM3 isoform X3 → MPRPGARPSNSNMVASLAGLRLLLMILLSRGIRLGLSGQAAPPVVRLRPEDPAGRVWMKAGIIWAPRGASFKLRLFGTDLRNRTWPWLAFAAEASGAAAAGDPCEDRDGRQQAAFQANEPFAEEQEEDCSGLLTVELRPGGLRQNPHRVCVKSGGKWTSAGEDRLRVSADEPLPAEHIPAWGLAVLVPLLVLACGLLRTVHLSLLWLDPVELYVLHSCGSEEEKRAAKRLEPVRRRGNFLACSLLFLCVLGHSALGVLLFRVLGSVASAAFAAAFALFFLAELLPHAVCSVHGFRLAPGLAWLARLSMVLTCPLSCPLGLVLDLALRRDISTCCIRERAMEMIRTSVNDPYSEFVKEEFSRGTLRSKTVEDILTPLKDCFMLPSSTVLDFSTMSDIMQSGYTRVPIYEEERSNIVEILYVKDLALVDPDDRTPMTTITKFYNHPLHFVFNDTKLDAMLEEFKKGNSHMAIVQKVNNEGEGDPFYEVLGLVTLEDVIEEIIKSEILDESDGYLDRKVKRPLPPPEIPPEPRGTPDEFSLFKTPEGEPKIRTSPQLLLATHRFLSREVEHFSPARVSEKILFHLLRHPSVNQEVHFDPGNRLSPAHYLYTRNHPVDYFILLLQGRVEVEIGKEGLKFDNGAFTYYGVSALTLPSSAHQSPASSQRQSPRDPFDASEAASPSSYCPDYTVRALTDLQLIRVTRLQYLNALTASRGGGGGGGPSPEPPEIKILPNSHTKLLNDRNVASAAQGGIEEGEDDEDEEEARA, encoded by the exons ATGCCCCGCCCCGGAGCCAGGCCGAGCAATTCCAATATGGTGGCCAGCTTGGCAGGTCTCCGCTTGCTGTTGATGATATTGTTGTCGCGCGGGATCCGGTTGGGCTTGAGCGGCCAGGCGGCGCCGCCCGTCGTGCGCCTGCGCCCGGAGGACCCCGCGGGCCGCGTGTGGATGAAGGCGGGGATCATCTGGGCGCCGCGAGGAGCCTCGTTCAAGCTGCGGCTCTTCGGAACCGACCTGAGGAACCGGACCTGGCCGTGGCTGGCCTTCGCGGCGGAGGCTTCCGGAGCCGCGGCCGCCGGGGACCCGTGCGAGGACCGAGACGGACGGCAGCAGGCCGCCTTCCAGGCGAACGAGCCCTTcgcggaggagcaggaggaggattGCAGCGGGCTGCTGACGGTGGAGCTCCGGCCTGGCGGCCTCCGGCAGAACCCCCATCGCGTGTGCGTGAAGAGCGGGGGCAAGTGGACCTCGGCGGGTGAGGACAGGCTGCGCGTTAGCGCGGACGAGCCTCTGCCCGCGGAGCACATCCCGGCGTGGGGCTTGGCGGTGCTGGTGCCGCTGCTGGTGCTCGCCTGCGGGCTGCTGAGGACGGTCCACCTCAGCCTGCTGTGGCTCGACCCGGTGGAGCTGTACGTGCTGCACAGCTGCGGTTCCGAGGAGGAGAAGCGCGCCGCCAAGCGCCTGGAGCCCGTCAGGAGGAGAGGGAACTTTCTG GCGTGCTCGCTGCTCTTCCTGTGCGTCCTGGGCCACTCCGCCTTGGGCGTCCTTCTCTTCCGGGTTTTGGGCTCGGTGGCGTCGGCCGCCTTCGCCGCCGCCTTCGCGCTCTTCTTCCTGGCCGAGCTGCTGCCTCACGCCGTGTGCTCCGTGCACGGCTTCCGGCTGGCCCCGGGCCTCGCTTGGCTGGCCCGGCTGAGCATGGTGCTCACCTGCCCGCTGTCCTGCCCCCTGGGGCTGGTCCTGGACCTGGCGCTGAGGCGGGACATCAGCACCTGCTGCATCAGGGAGCGGGCCATGGAGATGATCCGCACCAGCGTCAACGACCCCTACAG TGAGTTCGTGAAGGAGGAGTTCAGTCGCGGGACGCTGCGCAGTAAGACGGTGGAGGACATCTTGACGCCCCTCAAGGACTGCTTCATGCTGCCCAGCTCCACCGTGCTGGACTTCTCCACCATGTCGGACATCATGCAGAGCGGGTACACGCGCGTGCCCATCTACGAGGAGGAGAG GTCCAACATCGTGGAGATCTTGTACGTGAAGGACTTGGCGCTGGTGGACCCCGACGACCGCACGCCCATGACCACCATCACCAAGTTCTACAACCACCCGCTGCACTTCGTCTTCAACGACACCAAGCTGGACGCCATGCTGGAGGAGTTCAAGAAAG GCAACTCTCACATGGCCATCGTGCAGAAGGTCAATAACGAGGGCGAGGGCGACCCCTTCTACGAGGTGCTGGGATTGGTCACGCTGGAGGACGTCATCGAGGAGATCATCAAGTCGGAGATCCTGGACGAGTCGGACGGCTACC TGGACAGGAAGGTGAAGCGTCCCCTGCCCCCCCCGGAGATCCCGCCGGAGCCTCGAGGGACCCCCGACGAGTTCTCGCTCTTCAAGACGCCCGAAGGAGAGCCCAAGATCAGGACGTCGCCGCAGCTGCTGCTCGCCACGCACCGCTTCCTCTCCAGAG AGGTGGAGCATTTCAGTCCGGCACGCGTGTCCGAGAAGATCCTTTTCCACCTTCTGCGTCACCCCAGCGTCAACCAGGAGGTGCACTTCGACCCCGGCAACCGCCTCAGCCCCGCGCACTACCTGTACACGCGCAACCACCCGGTGGACTACTTCATACTGCTGCTGCAG GGTCGAGTGGAGGTGGAGATCGGCAAGGAAGGCCTCAAGTTCGACAACGGCGCTTTCACGTATTACGGCGTGTCGGCGCTAACGCTGCCGTCCTCAG CGCACCAGTCTCCAGCGTCGAGTCAGCGTCAGTCTCCCAGAGATCCGTTTGACGCGTCGGAGGCGGCCAGCCCGTCCAGTTACTGTCCGGACTACACAGTCAGAGCGCTCACCGACCTGCAGCTCATCCGG gtgACCCGCCTCCAGTACCTGAACGCTCTAACGGCGTcgcggggcggcggcggcggcggcggcccgaGCCCCGAGCCGCCCGAGATCAAGATCCTCCCCAACAGTCACACCAAACTGCTCAACGACAGGAACGTGGCCTCGGCCGCGCAAG
- the LOC133413431 gene encoding metal transporter CNNM3 isoform X2 — translation MPRPGARPSNSNMVASLAGLRLLLMILLSRGIRLGLSGQAAPPVVRLRPEDPAGRVWMKAGIIWAPRGASFKLRLFGTDLRNRTWPWLAFAAEASGAAAAGDPCEDRDGRQQAAFQANEPFAEEQEEDCSGLLTVELRPGGLRQNPHRVCVKSGGKWTSAGEDRLRVSADEPLPAEHIPAWGLAVLVPLLVLACGLLRTVHLSLLWLDPVELYVLHSCGSEEEKRAAKRLEPVRRRGNFLACSLLFLCVLGHSALGVLLFRVLGSVASAAFAAAFALFFLAELLPHAVCSVHGFRLAPGLAWLARLSMVLTCPLSCPLGLVLDLALRRDISTCCIRERAMEMIRTSVNDPYSEFVKEEFSRGTLRSKTVEDILTPLKDCFMLPSSTVLDFSTMSDIMQSGYTRVPIYEEERSNIVEILYVKDLALVDPDDRTPMTTITKFYNHPLHFVFNDTKLDAMLEEFKKGNSHMAIVQKVNNEGEGDPFYEVLGLVTLEDVIEEIIKSEILDESDGYLDRKVKRPLPPPEIPPEPRGTPDEFSLFKTPEGEPKIRTSPQLLLATHRFLSREVEHFSPARVSEKILFHLLRHPSVNQEVHFDPGNRLSPAHYLYTRNHPVDYFILLLQGRVEVEIGKEGLKFDNGAFTYYGVSALTLPSSAHQSPASSQRQSPRDPFDASEAASPSSYCPDYTVRALTDLQLIRVRACARAHVTLRVRGTTRVCREAIFVCEAPTVCVSARVAPFPFTQRTRVRVCVQVTRLQYLNALTASRGGGGGGGPSPEPPEIKILPNSHTKLLNDRNVASAAQDLSFSFFDTIDNYC, via the exons ATGCCCCGCCCCGGAGCCAGGCCGAGCAATTCCAATATGGTGGCCAGCTTGGCAGGTCTCCGCTTGCTGTTGATGATATTGTTGTCGCGCGGGATCCGGTTGGGCTTGAGCGGCCAGGCGGCGCCGCCCGTCGTGCGCCTGCGCCCGGAGGACCCCGCGGGCCGCGTGTGGATGAAGGCGGGGATCATCTGGGCGCCGCGAGGAGCCTCGTTCAAGCTGCGGCTCTTCGGAACCGACCTGAGGAACCGGACCTGGCCGTGGCTGGCCTTCGCGGCGGAGGCTTCCGGAGCCGCGGCCGCCGGGGACCCGTGCGAGGACCGAGACGGACGGCAGCAGGCCGCCTTCCAGGCGAACGAGCCCTTcgcggaggagcaggaggaggattGCAGCGGGCTGCTGACGGTGGAGCTCCGGCCTGGCGGCCTCCGGCAGAACCCCCATCGCGTGTGCGTGAAGAGCGGGGGCAAGTGGACCTCGGCGGGTGAGGACAGGCTGCGCGTTAGCGCGGACGAGCCTCTGCCCGCGGAGCACATCCCGGCGTGGGGCTTGGCGGTGCTGGTGCCGCTGCTGGTGCTCGCCTGCGGGCTGCTGAGGACGGTCCACCTCAGCCTGCTGTGGCTCGACCCGGTGGAGCTGTACGTGCTGCACAGCTGCGGTTCCGAGGAGGAGAAGCGCGCCGCCAAGCGCCTGGAGCCCGTCAGGAGGAGAGGGAACTTTCTG GCGTGCTCGCTGCTCTTCCTGTGCGTCCTGGGCCACTCCGCCTTGGGCGTCCTTCTCTTCCGGGTTTTGGGCTCGGTGGCGTCGGCCGCCTTCGCCGCCGCCTTCGCGCTCTTCTTCCTGGCCGAGCTGCTGCCTCACGCCGTGTGCTCCGTGCACGGCTTCCGGCTGGCCCCGGGCCTCGCTTGGCTGGCCCGGCTGAGCATGGTGCTCACCTGCCCGCTGTCCTGCCCCCTGGGGCTGGTCCTGGACCTGGCGCTGAGGCGGGACATCAGCACCTGCTGCATCAGGGAGCGGGCCATGGAGATGATCCGCACCAGCGTCAACGACCCCTACAG TGAGTTCGTGAAGGAGGAGTTCAGTCGCGGGACGCTGCGCAGTAAGACGGTGGAGGACATCTTGACGCCCCTCAAGGACTGCTTCATGCTGCCCAGCTCCACCGTGCTGGACTTCTCCACCATGTCGGACATCATGCAGAGCGGGTACACGCGCGTGCCCATCTACGAGGAGGAGAG GTCCAACATCGTGGAGATCTTGTACGTGAAGGACTTGGCGCTGGTGGACCCCGACGACCGCACGCCCATGACCACCATCACCAAGTTCTACAACCACCCGCTGCACTTCGTCTTCAACGACACCAAGCTGGACGCCATGCTGGAGGAGTTCAAGAAAG GCAACTCTCACATGGCCATCGTGCAGAAGGTCAATAACGAGGGCGAGGGCGACCCCTTCTACGAGGTGCTGGGATTGGTCACGCTGGAGGACGTCATCGAGGAGATCATCAAGTCGGAGATCCTGGACGAGTCGGACGGCTACC TGGACAGGAAGGTGAAGCGTCCCCTGCCCCCCCCGGAGATCCCGCCGGAGCCTCGAGGGACCCCCGACGAGTTCTCGCTCTTCAAGACGCCCGAAGGAGAGCCCAAGATCAGGACGTCGCCGCAGCTGCTGCTCGCCACGCACCGCTTCCTCTCCAGAG AGGTGGAGCATTTCAGTCCGGCACGCGTGTCCGAGAAGATCCTTTTCCACCTTCTGCGTCACCCCAGCGTCAACCAGGAGGTGCACTTCGACCCCGGCAACCGCCTCAGCCCCGCGCACTACCTGTACACGCGCAACCACCCGGTGGACTACTTCATACTGCTGCTGCAG GGTCGAGTGGAGGTGGAGATCGGCAAGGAAGGCCTCAAGTTCGACAACGGCGCTTTCACGTATTACGGCGTGTCGGCGCTAACGCTGCCGTCCTCAG CGCACCAGTCTCCAGCGTCGAGTCAGCGTCAGTCTCCCAGAGATCCGTTTGACGCGTCGGAGGCGGCCAGCCCGTCCAGTTACTGTCCGGACTACACAGTCAGAGCGCTCACCGACCTGCAGCTCATCCGGgtacgtgcgtgtgcgcgcgcacatgTGACCTTGCGTGTGCGCGGGACCACGCGTGTATGTCGAGAGGCCATCTTTGTGTGTGAGGCTCCGACTGTTTGCGTGAGCGCGCGCGTGGCTCCCTTCCCGTTCACGCAGCGCACGCGTgtccgtgtgtgcgtgcaggtgACCCGCCTCCAGTACCTGAACGCTCTAACGGCGTcgcggggcggcggcggcggcggcggcccgaGCCCCGAGCCGCCCGAGATCAAGATCCTCCCCAACAGTCACACCAAACTGCTCAACGACAGGAACGTGGCCTCGGCCGCGCAAG ACTTGAGCTTCTCTTTCTTTGACACCATTGACAACTACTGCTAG
- the LOC133413431 gene encoding metal transporter CNNM3 isoform X1, whose amino-acid sequence MPRPGARPSNSNMVASLAGLRLLLMILLSRGIRLGLSGQAAPPVVRLRPEDPAGRVWMKAGIIWAPRGASFKLRLFGTDLRNRTWPWLAFAAEASGAAAAGDPCEDRDGRQQAAFQANEPFAEEQEEDCSGLLTVELRPGGLRQNPHRVCVKSGGKWTSAGEDRLRVSADEPLPAEHIPAWGLAVLVPLLVLACGLLRTVHLSLLWLDPVELYVLHSCGSEEEKRAAKRLEPVRRRGNFLACSLLFLCVLGHSALGVLLFRVLGSVASAAFAAAFALFFLAELLPHAVCSVHGFRLAPGLAWLARLSMVLTCPLSCPLGLVLDLALRRDISTCCIRERAMEMIRTSVNDPYSEFVKEEFSRGTLRSKTVEDILTPLKDCFMLPSSTVLDFSTMSDIMQSGYTRVPIYEEERSNIVEILYVKDLALVDPDDRTPMTTITKFYNHPLHFVFNDTKLDAMLEEFKKGNSHMAIVQKVNNEGEGDPFYEVLGLVTLEDVIEEIIKSEILDESDGYLDRKVKRPLPPPEIPPEPRGTPDEFSLFKTPEGEPKIRTSPQLLLATHRFLSREVEHFSPARVSEKILFHLLRHPSVNQEVHFDPGNRLSPAHYLYTRNHPVDYFILLLQGRVEVEIGKEGLKFDNGAFTYYGVSALTLPSSAHQSPASSQRQSPRDPFDASEAASPSSYCPDYTVRALTDLQLIRVRACARAHVTLRVRGTTRVCREAIFVCEAPTVCVSARVAPFPFTQRTRVRVCVQVTRLQYLNALTASRGGGGGGGPSPEPPEIKILPNSHTKLLNDRNVASAAQGGIEEGEDDEDEEEARA is encoded by the exons ATGCCCCGCCCCGGAGCCAGGCCGAGCAATTCCAATATGGTGGCCAGCTTGGCAGGTCTCCGCTTGCTGTTGATGATATTGTTGTCGCGCGGGATCCGGTTGGGCTTGAGCGGCCAGGCGGCGCCGCCCGTCGTGCGCCTGCGCCCGGAGGACCCCGCGGGCCGCGTGTGGATGAAGGCGGGGATCATCTGGGCGCCGCGAGGAGCCTCGTTCAAGCTGCGGCTCTTCGGAACCGACCTGAGGAACCGGACCTGGCCGTGGCTGGCCTTCGCGGCGGAGGCTTCCGGAGCCGCGGCCGCCGGGGACCCGTGCGAGGACCGAGACGGACGGCAGCAGGCCGCCTTCCAGGCGAACGAGCCCTTcgcggaggagcaggaggaggattGCAGCGGGCTGCTGACGGTGGAGCTCCGGCCTGGCGGCCTCCGGCAGAACCCCCATCGCGTGTGCGTGAAGAGCGGGGGCAAGTGGACCTCGGCGGGTGAGGACAGGCTGCGCGTTAGCGCGGACGAGCCTCTGCCCGCGGAGCACATCCCGGCGTGGGGCTTGGCGGTGCTGGTGCCGCTGCTGGTGCTCGCCTGCGGGCTGCTGAGGACGGTCCACCTCAGCCTGCTGTGGCTCGACCCGGTGGAGCTGTACGTGCTGCACAGCTGCGGTTCCGAGGAGGAGAAGCGCGCCGCCAAGCGCCTGGAGCCCGTCAGGAGGAGAGGGAACTTTCTG GCGTGCTCGCTGCTCTTCCTGTGCGTCCTGGGCCACTCCGCCTTGGGCGTCCTTCTCTTCCGGGTTTTGGGCTCGGTGGCGTCGGCCGCCTTCGCCGCCGCCTTCGCGCTCTTCTTCCTGGCCGAGCTGCTGCCTCACGCCGTGTGCTCCGTGCACGGCTTCCGGCTGGCCCCGGGCCTCGCTTGGCTGGCCCGGCTGAGCATGGTGCTCACCTGCCCGCTGTCCTGCCCCCTGGGGCTGGTCCTGGACCTGGCGCTGAGGCGGGACATCAGCACCTGCTGCATCAGGGAGCGGGCCATGGAGATGATCCGCACCAGCGTCAACGACCCCTACAG TGAGTTCGTGAAGGAGGAGTTCAGTCGCGGGACGCTGCGCAGTAAGACGGTGGAGGACATCTTGACGCCCCTCAAGGACTGCTTCATGCTGCCCAGCTCCACCGTGCTGGACTTCTCCACCATGTCGGACATCATGCAGAGCGGGTACACGCGCGTGCCCATCTACGAGGAGGAGAG GTCCAACATCGTGGAGATCTTGTACGTGAAGGACTTGGCGCTGGTGGACCCCGACGACCGCACGCCCATGACCACCATCACCAAGTTCTACAACCACCCGCTGCACTTCGTCTTCAACGACACCAAGCTGGACGCCATGCTGGAGGAGTTCAAGAAAG GCAACTCTCACATGGCCATCGTGCAGAAGGTCAATAACGAGGGCGAGGGCGACCCCTTCTACGAGGTGCTGGGATTGGTCACGCTGGAGGACGTCATCGAGGAGATCATCAAGTCGGAGATCCTGGACGAGTCGGACGGCTACC TGGACAGGAAGGTGAAGCGTCCCCTGCCCCCCCCGGAGATCCCGCCGGAGCCTCGAGGGACCCCCGACGAGTTCTCGCTCTTCAAGACGCCCGAAGGAGAGCCCAAGATCAGGACGTCGCCGCAGCTGCTGCTCGCCACGCACCGCTTCCTCTCCAGAG AGGTGGAGCATTTCAGTCCGGCACGCGTGTCCGAGAAGATCCTTTTCCACCTTCTGCGTCACCCCAGCGTCAACCAGGAGGTGCACTTCGACCCCGGCAACCGCCTCAGCCCCGCGCACTACCTGTACACGCGCAACCACCCGGTGGACTACTTCATACTGCTGCTGCAG GGTCGAGTGGAGGTGGAGATCGGCAAGGAAGGCCTCAAGTTCGACAACGGCGCTTTCACGTATTACGGCGTGTCGGCGCTAACGCTGCCGTCCTCAG CGCACCAGTCTCCAGCGTCGAGTCAGCGTCAGTCTCCCAGAGATCCGTTTGACGCGTCGGAGGCGGCCAGCCCGTCCAGTTACTGTCCGGACTACACAGTCAGAGCGCTCACCGACCTGCAGCTCATCCGGgtacgtgcgtgtgcgcgcgcacatgTGACCTTGCGTGTGCGCGGGACCACGCGTGTATGTCGAGAGGCCATCTTTGTGTGTGAGGCTCCGACTGTTTGCGTGAGCGCGCGCGTGGCTCCCTTCCCGTTCACGCAGCGCACGCGTgtccgtgtgtgcgtgcaggtgACCCGCCTCCAGTACCTGAACGCTCTAACGGCGTcgcggggcggcggcggcggcggcggcccgaGCCCCGAGCCGCCCGAGATCAAGATCCTCCCCAACAGTCACACCAAACTGCTCAACGACAGGAACGTGGCCTCGGCCGCGCAAG